The proteins below are encoded in one region of Accipiter gentilis chromosome 12, bAccGen1.1, whole genome shotgun sequence:
- the CCNA2 gene encoding cyclin-A2 isoform X1 — translation MMLAEQENQENVPPGGKAPPPPAAGTRVALGLLRGAQKRPGVPPQVRGEREDRGGAGGGRCEWRGPPSWGAGSCQRRLSAAGPCRAVGGADGPFSSQAERGGGEGHGAAVGRPVGGQQAFTIHVDEPDGEQRRRGGPATQKEEAALGLRAAVCALGERRPLAPLNNAMELSLDSPSIMDISVTSEAEEKKTNVNNVPDYISDIHSYLREMEVKCKPKIGYMKKQPDITNNMRAILVDWLVEVGEEYKLQNETLHLAVNYIDRFLSSMSVLRGKLQLVGTAAMLLASKFEEIYPPEVAEFVYITDDTYTKKQVLRMEHLILKVLSFDLAAPTINQFLTQYFLHQQTNAKVESLSMYLGELSLIDADPYLKYLPSVIAAAAFHLASYTITGQTWPESLCKVTGYTLEDIKPCLVDLHKTYLKAAQHTQQSIREKYKSTKYHGVSLVDPPETLNLL, via the exons ATGATGTTGGCGGAGCAGGAGAACCAGGAGAACGTCCCTCCGGGCGGCAAagctccgccgccgcccgccgccggcaccCGCGTGGCGCTGGGACTGCTGCGGGGCGCCCAGAAGCGGCCCGGGGTCCCGCCGCAGGTGAGAGGGGAGCGGGAGGACCGGGGCGGCGCGGGAGGGGGAAGGTGTGAGTGGCGGGGGCCGCCATCTTGGGGCGCCGGGAGCTGTCAGCGGCGGCTGTCAgcggcggggccgtgccgggccgtCGGCGGCGCTGACGGGCCGTTCTCCTcacaggcggagcggggcggcggtgAGGGCCATGGAGCGGCGGTGGGGCGGCCGGTCGGAGGGCAACAGGCCTTTACCATCCATGTGGACGAACCGGACGgggagcagcggcggcggggcggcccggcgaCCCAAAAAGAGGAGGCGGCGCTGGGGCTGCGTGCGGCCGTCTGCGCCCTGGGGGAGCGGCGGCCCCTGGCGCCCCTGAACAACGCCATGGAGCTGAGCCTCG ATTCTCCAAGTATTATGGATATTTCAGTAACctcagaagcagaagagaaaaaaacaaacgtTAATAACGTGCCAGACTATATCAGCGATATCCATTCGTACCTTAGGGAAATGGAG GTGAAATGCAAGCCTAAAATAGGTTACATGAAGAAGCAACCTGATATCACAAACAACATGCGGGCTATTCTTGTGGACTGGCTGGTGGAAGTTGGAGAAGAATACAAGTTACAGAATGAAACCCTGCACTTAGCTGTAAATTACATTGATAGGTTTCTTTCTTCAATGTCTGTTTTGAGAGGAAAACTTCAGCTTGTGGGTACTGCAGCTATGCTGCTTGCATC AAAGTTTGAAGAAATCTACCCTCCTGAAGTAGCAGAATTTGTCTACATCACAGATGACACCTATACCAAGAAGCAGGTTCTAAGGATGGAGCACTTAATTTTGAAGGTTTTATCATTTGACTTGGCAGCTCCAACAATCAACCAGTTCCTCACTCAGTATTTCCTACATCAGCAGACAAATGCTAAAGTGGAGAGCCTATCAATG TACCTTGGGGAGCTGAGTCTAATTGATGCTGATCCTTACTTGAAATACTTGCCATCGGTTATTGCTGCTGCAGCATTTCATCTAGCAAGCTATACGATCACTGGACAAACCTGG CCTGAATCCCTGTGCAAAGTAACAGGCTACACCCTTGAAGACATCAAGCCTTGCCTCGTGGACCTACACAAGACCTACCTCAAAGCAGCACAGCACACACAACAGTCCATAAGGGAAAAGTACAAGAGTACAAA gTACCATGGAGTATCGCTTGTTGACCCACCAGAGACACTAAACTTATTGTAA
- the CCNA2 gene encoding cyclin-A2 isoform X2, which produces MMLAEQENQENVPPGGKAPPPPAAGTRVALGLLRGAQKRPGVPPQAERGGGEGHGAAVGRPVGGQQAFTIHVDEPDGEQRRRGGPATQKEEAALGLRAAVCALGERRPLAPLNNAMELSLDSPSIMDISVTSEAEEKKTNVNNVPDYISDIHSYLREMEVKCKPKIGYMKKQPDITNNMRAILVDWLVEVGEEYKLQNETLHLAVNYIDRFLSSMSVLRGKLQLVGTAAMLLASKFEEIYPPEVAEFVYITDDTYTKKQVLRMEHLILKVLSFDLAAPTINQFLTQYFLHQQTNAKVESLSMYLGELSLIDADPYLKYLPSVIAAAAFHLASYTITGQTWPESLCKVTGYTLEDIKPCLVDLHKTYLKAAQHTQQSIREKYKSTKYHGVSLVDPPETLNLL; this is translated from the exons ATGATGTTGGCGGAGCAGGAGAACCAGGAGAACGTCCCTCCGGGCGGCAAagctccgccgccgcccgccgccggcaccCGCGTGGCGCTGGGACTGCTGCGGGGCGCCCAGAAGCGGCCCGGGGTCCCGCCGCAG gcggagcggggcggcggtgAGGGCCATGGAGCGGCGGTGGGGCGGCCGGTCGGAGGGCAACAGGCCTTTACCATCCATGTGGACGAACCGGACGgggagcagcggcggcggggcggcccggcgaCCCAAAAAGAGGAGGCGGCGCTGGGGCTGCGTGCGGCCGTCTGCGCCCTGGGGGAGCGGCGGCCCCTGGCGCCCCTGAACAACGCCATGGAGCTGAGCCTCG ATTCTCCAAGTATTATGGATATTTCAGTAACctcagaagcagaagagaaaaaaacaaacgtTAATAACGTGCCAGACTATATCAGCGATATCCATTCGTACCTTAGGGAAATGGAG GTGAAATGCAAGCCTAAAATAGGTTACATGAAGAAGCAACCTGATATCACAAACAACATGCGGGCTATTCTTGTGGACTGGCTGGTGGAAGTTGGAGAAGAATACAAGTTACAGAATGAAACCCTGCACTTAGCTGTAAATTACATTGATAGGTTTCTTTCTTCAATGTCTGTTTTGAGAGGAAAACTTCAGCTTGTGGGTACTGCAGCTATGCTGCTTGCATC AAAGTTTGAAGAAATCTACCCTCCTGAAGTAGCAGAATTTGTCTACATCACAGATGACACCTATACCAAGAAGCAGGTTCTAAGGATGGAGCACTTAATTTTGAAGGTTTTATCATTTGACTTGGCAGCTCCAACAATCAACCAGTTCCTCACTCAGTATTTCCTACATCAGCAGACAAATGCTAAAGTGGAGAGCCTATCAATG TACCTTGGGGAGCTGAGTCTAATTGATGCTGATCCTTACTTGAAATACTTGCCATCGGTTATTGCTGCTGCAGCATTTCATCTAGCAAGCTATACGATCACTGGACAAACCTGG CCTGAATCCCTGTGCAAAGTAACAGGCTACACCCTTGAAGACATCAAGCCTTGCCTCGTGGACCTACACAAGACCTACCTCAAAGCAGCACAGCACACACAACAGTCCATAAGGGAAAAGTACAAGAGTACAAA gTACCATGGAGTATCGCTTGTTGACCCACCAGAGACACTAAACTTATTGTAA